In Acipenser ruthenus chromosome 53, fAciRut3.2 maternal haplotype, whole genome shotgun sequence, the following proteins share a genomic window:
- the LOC131723079 gene encoding GTPase IMAP family member 4-like yields SGGKEEAPLADIQAPPSPPELRMVLLGKTGAGKSATGNTILGREEFRSEASSSAVTRECEKRKGQVAVRCVAVIDTPELSQDKLQIRSCVSLSALGPHAFLLVIPVGRITEEERRAVETVQEIFSEEAVRRYMMLLFTHSDKLKGKTIEDYIQTGSKELQQLVEKCGNRYHVLNTEDRSDRTQVSQLLDKIDNMVKGNNSSYYTNEIYQQAEAKIRQRQQEILKEEEETILREEEELRAKHLKELENLKRKMRLEIQKQDEKIRELEERIGEQEEELRKEQGENHRIKLEEELRRKREDKEREEQEKEDCIEKGKRERGEYEEKHRREMEAVRQRYKEIIRPETERSNGFISRYENPAEARGERAALGAVISAVAAALVEGAEVGAVLHTVSRAIREETALGAVVHAAKEAVREGAAQRAVISAVAAALREGAAIGTVLHTVAEAIEAAPQETSQEQ; encoded by the coding sequence tctgGAGGTAAAGAAGAGGCTCCCCTTGCAGATATCCAAGCGCCTCCCAGTCCCCCTGAGCTGAGGATGGTGCTGCTTGGGAAGACTGGGGCTGGGAAGAGTGCaacaggaaacaccatcctgggcagagaggAGTTCAGATCTGAAGCCAGTTCCTCTGCAGTAACAagggagtgtgagaagagaaaagGACAAGTGGCTGTGAGATGTGTTGCTGTGATCGACACTCCAGAGCTCTCTCAGGACAAACTCCAGATTAGgagctgtgtttctctgtctgccctgggaccccacgctttcctcctggtgataccgGTGGGCCGAAtcacagaggaagagaggagagcagtGGAGACAGTCCAGGAGATATTCAGTGAGGAGGCTGTGAGGAGGTACATGATGCTCCttttcacacacagtgacaaactgaAAGGCAAGACCATTGAGGATTATATTCAGACAGGCAGCAAggagctccagcagcttgttgagaaatgtgggaacaggtatcatgttctcaacaCTGAGGACAGGAGCGATCGCACTCAGGTCTCACAGCTTctggacaagatagacaacatggtgaagggaAACAACAGCAGCTACTACACCAATGAGATTTACCAGCAAGCAGAAGCAAAGATCAGACAAAGACAACAGGAGATACTGAAGGAGGAGGAAGAGACAATATTGAGGGAAGAAGAGGAACTGAGGGCAAAGCACCTGAAAGAACTGGAGAACTTGAAAAGGAAGATGAGATTGGAAATCCAGAAACAAGATGAGAAGatcagagagctggaggagaGGATAGGAGAGCAGGAGGAAGAGCTGAGGAAAGAACAGGGAGAGAATCACAGGATCAAACTGGAGGAAGAgctgaggagaaagagagaggacaAAGAAAGGGAGGAGCAAGAGAAGGAGGATTGCATCGAgaaagggaagagagagaggggagagtacgaggagaaacacaggagagagatGGAGGCAGTCAGGCAGCGCTACAAGGAAATCATTAGACCAGAAACAGAAAGATCCAATGGGTTTATAAGCAGATATGAAAATCCAGCTGAAGCGAGAGGAGAAAGGGCCGCACTAGGGGCAGTGATCAGTGCAGTAGCAGCAGCACTGGTTGAAGGGGCTGAGGTAGGGGCAGTATTACACACAGTATCCAGAGCAATAAGAGAAGAGACAGCACTAGGGGCAGTAGTGCACGCTGCAAAGGAAGCAGTAAGAGAAGGAGCAGCTCAGAGGGCAGTGATCAGTGCAGTAGCAGCAGCACTGAGAGAAGGGGCTGCGATCGGGACAGTATTGCACACAGTAGCAGAAGCAATAGAGGCAGCACCACAGGAAACCAGTCAAGAACAGTGA
- the LOC131723080 gene encoding GTPase IMAP family member 4-like, giving the protein MATEQEAEETVSQELHSPSELRIVLLGGRCAGKSSSGNTILGRKEFKSGIISSEVTRKCKKRTGEVAGRRVTVVDTPGTVRVEIERCVSLSAPGPHAFLLVIPVYSKYIIDTHSDEYWKAVVKHLCKSFDKVKQLFGERAMRNTMILFTRGDYLEGKTIEQHIEEAGEEFQQRVGKCGNRYHVLNNKKRSDHTQVTQLLDKIDNMVKGSGGCYLPNEIYQHVEEIIRLKKQELNEKHKEEPSKKEEEIKHKYEEELRRSEEEMKQKYEEEQCRREEEMKQKYEEEQSRREEEMKQKYEDEQCRREEEMKQKYEEEQSRREEEMKQKYEEEQCRREEEMKQKYEREEELMEKLRKQMKEEELEKDSEESKLPVRRRKSNDIFPPRMFESKVENESEESKLPVRRRNSNELIINPNSE; this is encoded by the exons ATGGCTACAGAACAAGAGGCTGAAGAAACTGTTTCTCAAGAGCTGCACAGTCCCTCTGAGCTGAGGATCGTGCTGCTTGGGGGACGCTGTGCTGGGAAGAGTTCATCCGggaacaccatcctgggcagaaAAGAGTTTAAATCTGGAATCATCTCCTCTGAAGTAACAAGGAAGTGTAAGAAGAGAACAGGAGAAGTGGCTGGGAGACGGGTCACTGTGGTCGACACTCCAGGCACAGTCCGGGTCGAGATTGAgagatgtgtttctctgtctgcgccgggaccccacgctttcctcctggtgataccaGTGTATTCAAAATATATTATTGACACTCACAGTGATGAATACTGGAAAGCTGTAGTTAAACACCTTTGCAAATCCTTCGATAAAGTCAAGCAGCTGTTTGGTGAGAGAGCCATGAGGAACACAATGATCCTTTTCACCCGTGGGGATTATCTGGAAGGCAAGACGATTGAGCAGCACATTGAGGAAGCTGGTGAGGAGTTCCAGCAGCGTGTTGggaaatgtgggaacaggtatcatgttctcaacaatAAGAAGAGGAGCGATCacactcaggtcacacagctcctggacaagatagacaacatggtgaagggaAGTGGAGGCTGCTACCTTCCAAATGAGATTTACCAGCATGTAGAAGAAATAATTAGACTAAAGAAACAAGAGCTGAATGAGAAACACAAAGAGGAACCAAGCAAGAAAGAAGAAGAAATTAAACATAAATATGAAGAGGAACTGAGGAGGAgtgaagaggagatgaaacagaaatatgaagaggaacagtgtaggagagaagaggagatgaaacagaaatatgaggaggaacagagcaggagagaagaggagatgaaacagaaatatgaagatgaacagtgtaggagagaagaggagatgaaacagaaatatgaggaggaacagagtaggagagaagaggagatgaaacagaaatatgaggaggaacagtgtaggagagaagaggagatgaaacagaaatatga gagagaagaggagctgaTGGAAAAGTTGAGGAAGCAAATGAAGGAAGAGGAGCTGGAGAAAGATTCAGAGGAATCCAAGCTTCCTGTCAGGAGAAGGAAAAGCAATGACATCTTCCCCCCCAGGA TGTTTGAAAGCAAAGTGGAGAACGAATCAGAGGAATCCAAGCTGCCTGTCAGGAGAAGAAATAGCAACGAGCTCATCATCAACCCCAACAGTGAGTGA